TGTTTCGATATTCGCGGTGCTCTCTGCTGTCGGTGCGCGGCTTATGATTCCCGTGCCGTTTGTGCCGTTCACGCTTCAGACTTTGGTCTGTATGCTCGCCGGCTTCGTGCTGGGGCCGCGGCTTGGCGCCGCTGCAATGGCGCTTTACATGCTGATGGGGCTGATAGGCATTCCGGTCTTCACTTCGACTGCGGGGCCGGCCGCCATTCTTGCGCCCTCCTTCGGCTATATCATCGGCTTCATAGGCTGCGCGTGGATCTGCGGCGCGCTTTCGGAGCGTTTTGCGCGCGGCGGCCGCCGCGTGTCGAAGCTCCAATATTTCGCGGCGGCGATGGCGGGAGTGATTTTTGTCTACGTCGTGGGCGTCGCCTATCTTTACGTCATCCTGAACTGGTACCTGCGCGCGGCAAACGCCGGCGTATGGCGCGTGCTTTCCATCGGATTTTTCGCAACTATCGGAGGTGACGTCATAAAGGCTGCGCTTGCCGCCTTCATAGCCGAGCGCCTGAAAAAAAGCGGCGCGCTCGCCGCCGCGATGAAATAGATGTAATAAACGTAAACAGATAGGTGCTATGTATCCGTGCGGCGGGATAAAAGCAAGGGGGCGTCGCGGATGGCGGCGGCTTGCGCGTTTTTTGTCAAGGCTTCAGTCGTTTTCCAGTGAAAGTTCTTTGAGCAGCGCTCTTATGTCGGGCGCGCAGCAGCGTTTTTTGGGGCTGAGCTCGGCGCACCGTCCCACTGTACAGGCGCCTGTCATTTGCTGGATCTCTGAGAGAGTGCGGGCGCCGTTGTTATAGGCTTTGACTATTTCCCCCCGCGTGACGCCGGAGCACCAGCATATCGTTTCGCTGTCGTTTTTCTGATTTTCTTCTGTCTTTTGCATATCGCGGCCTCCGTTGAGTTCGGTTTTTTACTTCTTTATTATACGATTATAAGCGCTTTACGCAGCGCGGCCTCCATCTTATTAAAAATTAAAATAATAAAAAAAACCGCAGGCGCCTTTGTCGGGGCCTGCGGAGCGGTTGTGCTGTTTGTTTTGTGGTTATGCCGCGGGGGTGAGGTCTACCGCGGTGACGCTGCGGTCTATAAGCTCGGCCGTTTCGCATTTGACTACGGCCTGAGCAAAGGGCTGATTTGCGATTATCGCGTCCACAGCCGCCTTTACCTTGGCCGCGCCGCCCTCTTCCGCAAGAGCGGCGGCGGCGTAGTCCATGCTGACGAAGAGGTTTTTACCGTCCTCCGTGATGAATTTCATGCGTATGCTTTTCATTGATTTTCACCTCCTTTTACTGGATATGTGCAAAGCCGCGCTTTATTCGCTTTCGAGCAGGCCCGTGTCGTATTTCTTGACCGAGGCCACGGGGTAGGCGAGAAGTTCCGCAAGCGCTGTTACGACTGCGGACAGAGCGGCGGCTGTCGCCTGGCTGCCGATCTTTGAGAGCGAGACGGTCTTTGTGATCTTCTTGCCGTCGGCTTCGCCCAGTGCGAGAGTGAGGCGGAGCGCCGATGAGATTGCCTTTACCTGTGCCATGTTGTTTCCTCCTTTTTATATGTGATAACTATAATAGTGCTTTGTGGTGGTAATAAATACAAACGTTGCAGCCGGAAAGTTTTGTAAACGAGGGCGGGCTGTGTTATAATGACCGAATCATCATAGAAAGAGGACGGCGCAATGAAAAATAAAATACCGGAGAAATCGGCGATGGGGACGCTGCCTATCCCGAAGCTGATTTTGAGTTTCGCGCTTCCGGCCATCACGGGTATGGTGGCGGGGGCTATATATAATATAGTAGACCGCATTTTTGTGGGGCAGTATGTTGGGACGGTAGGACTTGCGGCCATTACGGTGGCTTTTCCGACAATGATTTTTATGATCGCCTTTGCGATGCTGATTAGCGTCGGCGGCTCGTCGCGCGTGGCCATCTTGTTCGGCGCGGGACGAAAGCGCGCCGCTGAGCAGGCGCTTGGCATCACGTTTACTTTGCTTGCCGGCGCGGGCGTCGTCCTTGCCGTAGTTGGCTGGTTTTTTGCGAAGGAGGCGCTCGTTCTGAGCGGCGGAAGCGGCGAGGTGCTTGCCCTGGCTTTGCCCTATCTTAAAATAATCATGCTCTGCGCGCCGTTTGCGCTTATAGGCTTTGGGGTGAACGCCATCGTGCGCGCCTGCGGCAGCCCGAGGTACGCGATGTGTACGCAGATTCTTGGCGCCGTGATGAATGTCGTGCTGGACGCCGTTTTTATCGTAGGCTTTGATATGGGCGTCGTGGGCGCCGCCATCGGCACTGTTGCGGCACAGGCCGTCTCCGCCGTCTTCGGCCTCGCCTATTTCTGGACGCGGCTTGCCCCTTTGCGCATCCGCGCCTGTTTTCTCGGCCGGCTGCGTCTGGACGTTTTGAAGCGCATCTGCGTCGTCGGCAGCGCGCCGTTTTTTATGCAGATATCGTTTGTGCTTTACATGACTATTTTCAATCAGTTGGTGCTGAAATACGGCGGCGAGCTTGGGCTTTCTGCGATGGGCATTTTTTTCAGCATTGATTCGCTCATTTTTTTGCCGGCGCTTGCCGTGGGCGAGGCGGTGCAGCCTATCATAGGCTACAATTTCGGCGCAGGCTTCCCCAAACGCGTCATTCGTTCCGTTTACTGGGCGGTGGGCATGGCGGTCGGTTTCTACGTTGTGAGCGGCGGGTTTGCGATTATTTTCGCCGAGCAGCTGGTGAGGCTCTTTTCATCTAACAAGGAGCTTATTGCGCTTGGCGTGCCCGGCATGAGGATCGCCTATCTTGGCATCCCGTTCATGGGGGTGACGGTCGTGACAAATTCCGCGCTGCAGGGCGTGGGACGCGGCTTTGCGTCGCTTGCGCTCTCCTTCTGCCGGCATGTCGTCTGTATGTTCGCGCCTCTTTTCATCCTGCCTGAGTTATTCGGTTTCAAAGGGCTTTGGATGGCCTTCGTCGTAGGGGACGCGGGCGGCTGCCTCATCGCGTTTGGCTTTCTTGCGTGGATGCTGCGCTGGCTGCGCAAGCCCCAGACGTCCGCCACATTGTGAGTTTTGCGGGCCTTTATGCCTCCCGCAAGCACCGTATTAGCGTTATAATATTGAAAAATCCTGAAAGGACGTGAGGATATGGTCAACTGTGTCATCACAATAAGCAGGCAGTTTGGAAGCGGCGGACATGAGATCGGCATGAAGCTGGCGGAAAGGCTTGGCGTAAAGTTCTACGACAAGGAGCTGGTGGACATGCTGGCGAAGGACGGCGGATATGACGCCGGATTCATCGAGCAGAACGAGGAAAAATGTTCCCCGCCGATATGCCCTATCATGCCGGGCTTTGCGATGCCCGTTTTCTATCAGGATCTTCCGTCAGACCTCATCTATAAGGGGCAGAGCAAACTCATACGCACGCTCGCCCGCGGCCCGTGCGTCGTCGTCGGGCGCTGCGCCGACTACATCCTTCGCGCGATGGACCCGATAAACTGCTTCATCCACGCAAGCCTCGACGTTCGCGTCGCCCGCAAAATGTCGATGGTGCCGGAGGGGCTCGATTTCACAAAAGAAGAGATAAAAAAGCGCGTCATGGACGTGGATAAAAAACGCGCGAAATACCACGAATTCTACACGGACCGCAAATGGGGCCAGGTGGAAGATTTCGACCTCTGCATCTGTACCGACAAGATCGGAGTGGACGGCGCCGTCTCGGTTATCGAAACATTCGTAAAAAATAAAGCGTAGGGACGCCCCTCGCAAAAACAATAACAAGCCGCCGCATCTCACCCGCGAACCTCGCGCCGTGCGGCGGCTTGTCTTTGTCTGCGCGAGGAGGCCCGCGCTTTATTTGTATTTTTGTCCCCTCGTCAGCACATTACAAGAGAGGAGGGGATGACTGTGAGCGATATGCAAACTTCAAACAACAACAAAAAAAGCTGGCGGGCGATGGTGGCGATGGATTTTTTCTCGCTGCCCGGGCTTTCCGTCTATGAAAAAATCGTCTACACGCTGCTTTGCGGCTTTGCGGACAGGGCAGGGGAATGTTTTCCCTGCGCGCAGAGGGTCGCCGCTATGGCCGGATGCAGCACGCGGCAGGTTCAGCGCGCCACCGCGTCGCTTGAAGCGCGCGGGCTCATCGTAAAACGCCCTCGTTTTAACGAAAAGGGCGAACAAATGAGCAATCTCTATCTGATAAAAGCTGACTTTAAAAATATAGCGGAGCAATCTGTGGACGCCCGTGGCCTCTGCGCTTGCGACGCGGCGCGCGGCAAAGCGGCGGCGCGTGCTGGCGAAAAAATTTTGCGTCCCGCCGCGACTGAGCGTCGCAACGCCCCTGACGGCGCGTCGTACAAACAGTCCCAGCCCAACATAAAATCAAAAGAATCAGATACTTCGTATCTGGAGGCGCGCTGCGCCCCCGATGACGGGACGCCACCTTGCCTTGACGGAGTGCCCGCCGCGATGCGCGCCACGGCGGAGTTTTTCATGCTCAAAACGGGACGCAGCGAACTCTCCGAGGAGAAGAGGGCAGCTTTTGCCGAGATCGAAAAAAGCCACCTGCCTGCGCGTGTGCAGCGCGAGATACAGACTGCCGCTTCGCGTTTTGAAAAAAACGGACGCGCGCTTTCAACGCTTGGCTTTTGCTACGTCGCGGCGGCGCTGCGCGGGCAGAAAAGCCGCACTTCCCGCGAACTGCACACGCGGCACGCAGATGCGGCAAGCGACTACGCGCGCGAGCTGAGCCGCTGGGAGGCGGCTTCGATGGCGCGGCTGACGGGATGCTCTTCGGAGGCCTGCGATGTATTCTGACGAGGCTCAGGTCTTTGCGTGGCTTTCGGCGCGTTTTCTCTGCACGCAGAGGCCTCGTATATACGGCGCGCCCGCGGCCTTCCTAGAGGCGAAAAACTATGAGGGCTGCGAGGCGCGCTGCCCAGGCGCAGAGCTCTGCCGCTACCACGGCTATAGGCCGAAAGTTTTTCAGGAGGGAGAGGGCTTCGTCGTGCGCTACATACAATGCGCGCGTTTTGACGAAAAGAGGCGCGAGGCCGGCCCTACGGGTTTTCCCGTGCCGCCCAGATACTCACGCTGCCTCTTTGCCTCCTTTGAGACAAACGGCGACAAACTGCTGCTTACGGCGCGAAATCTCGCCTCCGGGTGCGCCGCGCGCGGCTTTTCAATGCTGCTGCTTGGGCCCTCAGGCTCCGGCAAAACGCACCTTGCCTGCGCTATGGCGGCTGAGGCCGCCTCTCGCGGGGCGAGCGTGCTCTTTGTGACGCTTGCGGACTATTTTGAGGCGCTGAAATCAAACATCGGCGGCCTCTCCGACGCGGAAAGAGCGATGCGCTGCGCCGGCTTTGCCATAATAGACGACGCGGGCGCGCTGCGCTGTACGGAGTGGTGCTCGCAGAAATTTTTTTCCGCCATAGACAGCCGCTACCGCGCGGGCCTTCCCACCGCCGTCACCTCCGACGCAGCGGACGCCGCCGCCTTCGCCGAATGCGCCGGCCCAAGAGGAGCCATGATCCTAAGCCGCCTCTGCGACAAATCCAGCAGTCGCTGGATAAACCTAAAAGGAGCGCAGGACCGCAGAAGAGAACTCCCACAGCAGCAAAAACTGCTGGAAAGCGGAAACGAAGCGTGAAAGACAAGGAGGGCGCGATATAGGGGCGTCCTCCTTTATTTGCGTGCTGGATTGAAAATTGACTGTTCTGTTGTTTATCGTTGTGCCCTGGCCTTTTGCTCTTGCCCCTTCTTTTTACTTCAGTTTTTCCTCCCGTTTCCTTCCCTTCTACGACTTCTGGAACTCGGCGTAGTATTCGTCCAGGATTTTTACCAGACTTTTGCCTATTTCGCGGTAGGCGTGGTCGGGGAGGTTGGCGAGGCTTATGCGTACAGACCAATCGGGGGCGTCGAAGCCTCCGCCGGGGAGCAGTACGATGTTCGGGTCGGCGGCCAGGCGGAAGAGGATGTCAAGCGGCTCGTAGCTTTTTTTCAGCCACTGGGCGAAGGCCTCTCCGTAGCGTTCCTTGGCCCAAAGAGCCACGTCAAGCAGTTGATAGTAGGCTGTGCTGTCGGGCGACAGAGGCAGCGGCCACTTGAGGTTGCCCCAGAAGTTCTGGTAGCGGCGGCGGACTATCGTCCTCGTCAGCGTCTTGTAGGCGTTTGTCTTGTCGTTCAGCGTGTAGAGCGCAAAAAGCGCCATTTGTATCTGCTGCGGCACGCCGAGGCCCGCCGTGTGGTTGAGCGCGATGTCGCGGCTGTCGGCCACCATGCGGTCGATGAAGGTTATCTCTTCCGGGTGCAGCTCCATTGCGGCGTAGAGTTTTCCGACCTCCGCTCTTTCCTCAGGCGGCATCGCCCGCAGCGTGTCGTCAAAGATGTTTTTGCGGTGAACGCCCACGACGCCGAGCCGCCATCCGGTGCAGCCGAAATATTTCGAGAAGGAGTAGCTGCATACTGTGCTGTAGGGGATGGTGTCAAAAAGAGAATGATAGTCGTCGGCGAAGGTGGCGTATACGTCGTCACAGACGATCATCAGGTGCGGATTTTTCGTTTCGATTATTTTTTTGATTTTGGCGGCCGTCTCTTGCGAAATTTCGACGGAGCCGGGGTTGCTCGGGTTGACGATGAAGAATATCTTTACCTTCGGGTCGGCCAGCTTTTCAAGCTCTTTGTCGGAATACTGCCATGTATGGCGCTCGTCGCCGTTTATTATCTGCGTCTCGTCGGCGTAGACCTGCACTGTGTTGAAGGCGTACCACGGCAGTTCCGGTATCTCTATATACGGGGTGAAGATGGGCGTGCCAAGCGCTATCGTGTCTCCCTGCTTTACGAGGCGGTTGTTGACGAGCGTCTTGAAGATGTAGACCATAGCCGCGGTCGCGCCCTCCGTTGCAAAGAGGTCGAAATCCTGATTGAGCGGGTTGCCGTGGGCCAGCTCCTGTATGACGTAGTCGCGCACGACCGCCTCACAGTGGCGCTGCATCCTGTCCGGCGTCGGATAGTGGTCGCCA
The nucleotide sequence above comes from Cloacibacillus sp.. Encoded proteins:
- a CDS encoding bifunctional aspartate transaminase/aspartate 4-decarboxylase: MNEPSSKIPSREQQIAYQKLSPFELKNVLIQMAAKHAEATSSAMLNAGRGNPNWLAPEPREAFFTLGRFAISECRRVWDDGILTGIPNQAGMGERLLNWLEVNAMLPGADCLRRSFQYGTNMLGFEPDAWAYELCDGILGDHYPTPDRMQRHCEAVVRDYVIQELAHGNPLNQDFDLFATEGATAAMVYIFKTLVNNRLVKQGDTIALGTPIFTPYIEIPELPWYAFNTVQVYADETQIINGDERHTWQYSDKELEKLADPKVKIFFIVNPSNPGSVEISQETAAKIKKIIETKNPHLMIVCDDVYATFADDYHSLFDTIPYSTVCSYSFSKYFGCTGWRLGVVGVHRKNIFDDTLRAMPPEERAEVGKLYAAMELHPEEITFIDRMVADSRDIALNHTAGLGVPQQIQMALFALYTLNDKTNAYKTLTRTIVRRRYQNFWGNLKWPLPLSPDSTAYYQLLDVALWAKERYGEAFAQWLKKSYEPLDILFRLAADPNIVLLPGGGFDAPDWSVRISLANLPDHAYREIGKSLVKILDEYYAEFQKS
- a CDS encoding biotin transporter BioY gives rise to the protein MVLVSIFAVLSAVGARLMIPVPFVPFTLQTLVCMLAGFVLGPRLGAAAMALYMLMGLIGIPVFTSTAGPAAILAPSFGYIIGFIGCAWICGALSERFARGGRRVSKLQYFAAAMAGVIFVYVVGVAYLYVILNWYLRAANAGVWRVLSIGFFATIGGDVIKAALAAFIAERLKKSGALAAAMK
- a CDS encoding DUF2922 family protein gives rise to the protein MKSIRMKFITEDGKNLFVSMDYAAAALAEEGGAAKVKAAVDAIIANQPFAQAVVKCETAELIDRSVTAVDLTPAA
- a CDS encoding cytidylate kinase-like family protein; protein product: MVNCVITISRQFGSGGHEIGMKLAERLGVKFYDKELVDMLAKDGGYDAGFIEQNEEKCSPPICPIMPGFAMPVFYQDLPSDLIYKGQSKLIRTLARGPCVVVGRCADYILRAMDPINCFIHASLDVRVARKMSMVPEGLDFTKEEIKKRVMDVDKKRAKYHEFYTDRKWGQVEDFDLCICTDKIGVDGAVSVIETFVKNKA
- a CDS encoding (2Fe-2S)-binding protein, whose protein sequence is MQKTEENQKNDSETICWCSGVTRGEIVKAYNNGARTLSEIQQMTGACTVGRCAELSPKKRCCAPDIRALLKELSLEND
- a CDS encoding DUF1659 domain-containing protein; this translates as MAQVKAISSALRLTLALGEADGKKITKTVSLSKIGSQATAAALSAVVTALAELLAYPVASVKKYDTGLLESE
- a CDS encoding ATP-binding protein → MYSDEAQVFAWLSARFLCTQRPRIYGAPAAFLEAKNYEGCEARCPGAELCRYHGYRPKVFQEGEGFVVRYIQCARFDEKRREAGPTGFPVPPRYSRCLFASFETNGDKLLLTARNLASGCAARGFSMLLLGPSGSGKTHLACAMAAEAASRGASVLFVTLADYFEALKSNIGGLSDAERAMRCAGFAIIDDAGALRCTEWCSQKFFSAIDSRYRAGLPTAVTSDAADAAAFAECAGPRGAMILSRLCDKSSSRWINLKGAQDRRRELPQQQKLLESGNEA
- a CDS encoding helix-turn-helix domain-containing protein, which produces MQTSNNNKKSWRAMVAMDFFSLPGLSVYEKIVYTLLCGFADRAGECFPCAQRVAAMAGCSTRQVQRATASLEARGLIVKRPRFNEKGEQMSNLYLIKADFKNIAEQSVDARGLCACDAARGKAAARAGEKILRPAATERRNAPDGASYKQSQPNIKSKESDTSYLEARCAPDDGTPPCLDGVPAAMRATAEFFMLKTGRSELSEEKRAAFAEIEKSHLPARVQREIQTAASRFEKNGRALSTLGFCYVAAALRGQKSRTSRELHTRHADAASDYARELSRWEAASMARLTGCSSEACDVF
- a CDS encoding MATE family efflux transporter, which produces MKNKIPEKSAMGTLPIPKLILSFALPAITGMVAGAIYNIVDRIFVGQYVGTVGLAAITVAFPTMIFMIAFAMLISVGGSSRVAILFGAGRKRAAEQALGITFTLLAGAGVVLAVVGWFFAKEALVLSGGSGEVLALALPYLKIIMLCAPFALIGFGVNAIVRACGSPRYAMCTQILGAVMNVVLDAVFIVGFDMGVVGAAIGTVAAQAVSAVFGLAYFWTRLAPLRIRACFLGRLRLDVLKRICVVGSAPFFMQISFVLYMTIFNQLVLKYGGELGLSAMGIFFSIDSLIFLPALAVGEAVQPIIGYNFGAGFPKRVIRSVYWAVGMAVGFYVVSGGFAIIFAEQLVRLFSSNKELIALGVPGMRIAYLGIPFMGVTVVTNSALQGVGRGFASLALSFCRHVVCMFAPLFILPELFGFKGLWMAFVVGDAGGCLIAFGFLAWMLRWLRKPQTSATL